The proteins below come from a single Faecalibaculum rodentium genomic window:
- a CDS encoding transposase, translated as MAKKRKTFTDEFKQDAVQFLTNHPEMTVIECAETLGVGRSTLERWRADFNRSGLSAVTAHNNDKEEKDLLKENVRLQRELRDSQEALKILKKAISILGN; from the coding sequence ATGGCAAAGAAACGTAAAACATTTACAGATGAATTCAAGCAGGATGCGGTTCAATTTTTGACTAACCATCCAGAAATGACCGTTATAGAATGTGCTGAAACACTTGGTGTAGGCCGCAGCACCCTGGAAAGATGGAGGGCAGATTTCAACCGATCCGGTCTTTCAGCTGTGACAGCTCATAATAATGACAAGGAAGAAAAAGACCTTCTCAAAGAAAATGTCAGGCTTCAACGAGAACTCAGGGACTCACAGGAGGCTTTGAAGATTCTAAAAAAAGCCATAAGCATTCTGGGAAACTGA
- a CDS encoding IS3 family transposase has protein sequence MKQVEYELVAEDHKAGIQFSVSRVLHKLGLSRSGYYDYLKRKPSHQEKRRHDVKKAILQIYEDSHENYGAPKIAKILNSGGISITERTVGVYMRQMGIRAQWVKPHTQTTIRSDFSGNLKNLLDRNFSPAHPNCVWCTDITYIHTKLDGFVYLACIMDLYSRRIISWKLTKTLDTGPILKSIEEARKRRPSQEPIMIHTDRGIHYTCDLYRKLTRGMIRSYSAKGVPYDNACIESFHSLIKREWLSRFDIQNYRHAYRLVSQYIDDWYNPERIHSHCGYMSPAEYEVMFQRTSTD, from the coding sequence CTGAAGCAGGTCGAATACGAACTTGTTGCCGAGGATCATAAAGCTGGAATCCAATTCTCGGTATCCAGGGTGCTTCATAAACTTGGTCTTTCAAGATCTGGCTATTACGACTATTTAAAGCGGAAACCCAGCCACCAGGAAAAGCGCAGGCATGATGTGAAAAAGGCCATCCTTCAGATTTATGAAGACAGCCACGAAAACTACGGAGCGCCAAAAATCGCTAAAATCCTGAACTCAGGAGGGATCTCCATTACAGAAAGGACCGTTGGTGTTTATATGCGTCAAATGGGGATCCGAGCACAGTGGGTCAAGCCTCATACACAAACCACAATACGAAGTGATTTCAGTGGAAATCTGAAGAATCTTCTGGATAGAAACTTCTCTCCGGCTCACCCAAACTGCGTATGGTGCACAGATATCACCTATATCCACACAAAGCTGGACGGATTCGTTTACCTTGCCTGCATCATGGATCTGTATTCCAGAAGGATCATTTCCTGGAAGCTTACAAAAACGCTGGACACAGGTCCAATTCTGAAATCGATCGAAGAAGCCAGAAAACGCCGGCCGTCCCAGGAACCGATAATGATTCATACGGACCGAGGAATCCACTATACCTGTGATCTGTACAGAAAACTGACCAGAGGAATGATTCGCAGTTATTCAGCAAAAGGAGTTCCGTATGACAACGCCTGTATTGAATCATTCCACTCCCTGATCAAGAGGGAATGGCTGAGCAGGTTCGATATACAGAACTACAGGCATGCATACCGACTGGTGAGTCAGTATATAGATGACTGGTACAACCCTGAACGGATACACAGCCACTGTGGATATATGTCCCCAGCAGAATATGAAGTAATGTTCCAAAGGACCAGCACTGACTGA
- a CDS encoding SpaA isopeptide-forming pilin-related protein: MKTNKLLAAGALALSMAMTPVASLLNAMPVFADATVTLPTEPANHSYVAYKIFKGSVVPDSTDLTQIEWADEIPEENRSKLLEKAVEIKGLDGATSASTLADKLATANNKDSVARQFAKVLDDNKSLLGTPQDLSQNNKLATGYWLLVDTTNVSGLNDYAGLSILQVATKDITIAPKNNKPGVDKEVQDNDNKDTKDTNGDWGYTADMDLHKSFKFRLTANSLTWYNIKNYDAYKLVFHDTWSDGITYGGDDTVSVNAVVTTNGTSTTIPIKDAIIKSGDQITEDTTDKLQVTIADLKAKIENVDGLSDNSTIVVTVEYSASLNENAIISNTEFTNKNEVYLEYSNNPSTSGTGKTEHHDVFVGSYEIQVTKEDKDHEKLEGAQFVLKNSDQQFAEFNVTTTGEGENVKTIYKFAGWVQSQTEKTKLVTDKNGLLFVDGVDEGVYTLKETVAPSGYTIPGNGETTITINADRHEKVTVESQNKGVVTLDENSNPAVTVENSKISNLPETGGMGTTVIYGVGAVMVAGAAVFYVTNKRTRKD, translated from the coding sequence ATGAAAACAAACAAACTCCTCGCCGCTGGTGCACTCGCTCTCAGTATGGCAATGACTCCTGTAGCTTCCCTTCTCAATGCAATGCCTGTATTTGCTGATGCTACTGTTACACTGCCAACTGAACCTGCAAATCACTCATATGTAGCATATAAAATATTCAAGGGTTCAGTAGTTCCAGATTCGACTGATTTGACTCAGATCGAGTGGGCAGATGAAATCCCTGAAGAAAACAGAAGCAAACTGCTTGAAAAAGCAGTGGAAATTAAAGGACTGGACGGTGCAACGAGTGCCTCGACTTTAGCAGATAAACTTGCTACAGCTAATAACAAAGACAGTGTGGCAAGACAATTCGCAAAGGTTCTTGATGATAATAAAAGCCTTTTGGGAACGCCTCAGGATCTAAGCCAAAATAATAAGCTGGCAACTGGTTACTGGCTGTTAGTAGACACTACAAATGTTAGCGGTCTGAATGATTACGCTGGCCTTAGTATTCTGCAGGTAGCTACAAAAGATATCACCATTGCTCCAAAAAACAACAAACCGGGTGTTGATAAGGAAGTACAAGATAACGATAACAAGGATACAAAAGATACTAATGGCGATTGGGGCTACACAGCCGATATGGATTTACATAAATCGTTTAAGTTCAGGCTTACAGCAAATAGCTTAACCTGGTATAACATAAAAAATTATGATGCTTACAAATTGGTATTCCACGATACATGGAGTGATGGTATCACTTACGGCGGTGACGATACAGTATCCGTTAATGCTGTAGTAACCACGAATGGAACATCCACAACTATCCCCATTAAAGATGCAATTATAAAGAGTGGTGATCAGATAACAGAGGATACAACAGATAAATTGCAGGTTACGATTGCAGATTTGAAGGCAAAAATTGAAAATGTTGATGGCCTTTCTGACAACAGTACAATAGTGGTAACTGTGGAATATTCAGCCTCCTTGAATGAAAATGCAATTATCTCAAATACTGAATTTACAAACAAAAACGAAGTATACTTGGAATATTCGAATAACCCAAGCACAAGTGGAACTGGTAAAACAGAGCACCATGACGTATTTGTTGGATCCTATGAAATTCAAGTAACGAAGGAAGATAAAGATCATGAAAAACTTGAAGGTGCTCAGTTCGTTCTGAAAAATAGTGACCAGCAATTCGCAGAATTTAATGTAACTACAACTGGTGAAGGTGAGAATGTTAAAACGATTTATAAATTCGCTGGTTGGGTACAGAGTCAGACCGAAAAAACTAAACTCGTAACGGATAAGAACGGTTTACTGTTTGTGGATGGAGTTGATGAAGGTGTGTATACACTGAAAGAAACCGTTGCTCCTAGTGGTTATACAATTCCCGGAAATGGCGAAACAACAATTACTATTAATGCTGATAGACATGAAAAAGTTACAGTAGAAAGCCAGAACAAAGGCGTTGTTACTTTAGATGAAAACAGCAACCCGGCTGTTACAGTAGAAAACTCCAAAATTTCTAACTTGCCCGAAACCGGTGGTATGGGTACAACCGTGATTTACGGCGTAGGTGCTGTCATGGTAGCCGGTGCTGCAGTCTTCTACGTAACGAACAAGCGTACTCGCAAAGACTAA
- a CDS encoding SpaA isopeptide-forming pilin-related protein, translating to MDEAEAGDVLFVYDEKDQLKAGIVNEVMEETVKAWMGDWDNQVREKTFSKTDVDVHSVWKAIQKEESTDPEQPEEPTDPEVPTEDEQKPEEDPKADEEKPAEEPKDEETVVTYDFTQEVEAEDGAKIKVSWNAGTFETEDVVFQAKKVELTEEEQKKVQEQLDKDKSYTFRNYDLTFYVRDENMELQKVEPMQPVHVEIEFEGDDKSNKDKTSIFHFFENGEIESIEKTKDKLETTQTTDSIRFKGNSFTVYTLANESRTPKSLSQNDQNINWGQENYVSENIDNWSLNYGEGNNNHKLSGEGTTTIDLQGHYIKGNSSLFEVSGNHKLRIIDSRSNGYENDENFRGGSPGTNLQQGTNSSFVYTNSKSSYVTDENPNDPSQTVNQNWQQSRLNRIGILQSEDGNAITISGHGSLEISKAVLYTKKGTGIVSSSAGNIQLTDAFIAGGHRGINISNGSLNVNGGAITDHVGDYNSNGSASGIKEPGAGILIQGTTTVTLDGGVEICRNITQTGTGNAFVGTRNNGGGGINVKSGATLNVNSAKICANAVYSAQGNPSGSWATGGGIKAESGASVYLREGALIHGNMTDNSGGGISLSDTNTTLYMLDGEISNNIARLNEGGGLSLQAKDSSGNFDGYATAILFEGKIAGNITKTNNQWGGGGIFVGHTANLILPRGATVQNNWAYVYGGGIAGCSTGKIAVDEKVVVNKNELGNGERWSAGEKPYDGTYSTAISLNKDQAHDYFTCFFASVYGMFGDQGASWTGNVDGGVVTNVESGWLTSKTCMGLTAGNLKEGPSKLIIEGNRSDMHGGGILINGYMIGGNVKEIFNSEPISIKSTKAITDKDGAIQESDKSGFIFQLWSSDETTLISTGTSDAQGNIIFHGIAIQPDPKPDIDSNSSGIASYVLKEINGNRTDVSYDTKTYEIRIPYSTSCSKPIEKEYVDPITQDKVKIIVLEYNTTIQHNSNGNKITVSQYPDDIEVTPSITHDSIVVDPINGTTHITGWTIDLSNVRSPATFVNIKTPVRKIRVEKNWVGDSTDYTDKNIKITLYRKLDGEDDSSREKVSEVQLNKDSNWQYEWGAMPTSDISGKNYIYSVEEESIPGYVASYQTVIDGPQTEQKQVWVKANSIEAGKQYLLVDESTDQSLKNTTHEHDIDSNDTVKLTNKVSSVDGQKSGYLQQNNLAVLTAKNISGRTGLMMTRSNGHYLVGSYESDNGIQFSSKYGNSNDLNGFLYDGNKATLYSWDGEGPKGDFVTFNSNPDVNSFGISRKHNNNPHYPVFYHLENIEINVDNSTKPIKFTITNTKIVYQLRVEKVDSANSNKKLQGAVFNLYSGTDLQTNPLRTGITDKNGSLIFSDLQPGVYTLVETKAPEGYLLRLQNSKPITINLDTTKVDANVQTIRFSSVKIENELQKYELPETGSAGTKVYTATGTILLLTGTCLYRYKRRRRRKGGEAH from the coding sequence GTGGATGAAGCCGAGGCTGGAGATGTCCTGTTCGTCTATGACGAAAAAGACCAGCTCAAGGCCGGCATTGTCAATGAAGTGATGGAAGAAACAGTCAAGGCCTGGATGGGCGACTGGGATAATCAGGTCAGGGAGAAAACCTTCAGCAAAACTGACGTGGATGTTCACTCCGTATGGAAAGCCATCCAGAAAGAAGAATCCACCGATCCGGAACAGCCGGAAGAACCGACCGATCCGGAAGTACCGACAGAAGATGAACAGAAGCCGGAAGAGGATCCGAAAGCCGATGAAGAAAAGCCGGCTGAGGAACCCAAAGATGAAGAGACTGTTGTGACCTATGACTTCACACAGGAAGTCGAGGCAGAAGACGGAGCGAAGATTAAAGTCAGCTGGAATGCAGGCACCTTTGAAACCGAAGATGTAGTCTTCCAGGCAAAGAAAGTCGAACTGACCGAAGAGGAACAGAAAAAAGTCCAGGAACAGCTGGACAAAGACAAGAGCTATACCTTCAGGAACTATGACCTGACCTTCTACGTACGGGATGAGAACATGGAGCTCCAGAAAGTGGAACCTATGCAGCCGGTGCATGTGGAGATTGAGTTTGAAGGTGATGATAAATCAAATAAAGACAAGACCAGTATCTTCCACTTCTTTGAGAACGGTGAGATCGAATCTATAGAGAAAACCAAGGATAAGCTGGAAACAACTCAGACTACTGACAGTATCAGATTCAAGGGTAACAGCTTTACAGTGTATACGTTGGCTAATGAATCTCGGACACCCAAATCCTTAAGTCAAAACGATCAAAATATAAACTGGGGCCAAGAGAATTACGTATCCGAAAATATAGATAATTGGTCCTTAAACTATGGAGAAGGTAATAATAACCACAAGTTAAGTGGAGAGGGTACTACAACAATCGATTTGCAAGGCCATTATATTAAAGGAAATAGCTCGCTGTTTGAAGTATCAGGGAATCATAAATTGCGAATTATAGATTCAAGATCCAACGGATATGAAAATGATGAAAATTTCCGTGGGGGATCCCCTGGAACAAATTTACAACAGGGAACTAACAGTAGTTTTGTTTATACGAATAGTAAGAGTTCTTACGTAACTGATGAGAACCCTAACGATCCGTCGCAAACAGTAAATCAAAACTGGCAACAATCTCGCTTAAATCGTATTGGCATTTTGCAAAGTGAAGATGGGAATGCAATCACTATATCCGGCCATGGAAGCCTTGAAATATCTAAGGCTGTCCTCTACACCAAAAAAGGAACCGGGATTGTATCCAGTTCAGCTGGAAACATTCAACTGACTGATGCTTTTATTGCCGGTGGTCATCGCGGAATTAATATATCCAATGGCTCTCTAAACGTGAATGGTGGTGCGATTACTGACCATGTTGGAGACTATAATTCCAATGGAAGTGCTTCTGGTATAAAAGAACCAGGTGCAGGAATTCTTATTCAAGGAACAACAACTGTGACTTTAGACGGTGGCGTCGAGATTTGCAGAAATATCACACAAACAGGTACAGGAAATGCTTTTGTAGGTACGAGAAACAATGGTGGCGGCGGAATAAATGTAAAGTCAGGAGCCACTCTGAACGTAAATTCCGCAAAAATTTGTGCAAACGCAGTATATAGCGCTCAAGGTAATCCATCTGGGTCCTGGGCGACTGGTGGTGGAATTAAGGCTGAATCTGGGGCCAGTGTCTATCTCCGTGAAGGTGCATTAATCCACGGTAATATGACCGACAATTCTGGTGGCGGGATTAGCTTATCTGATACCAATACCACCCTATATATGCTCGATGGTGAAATCAGCAATAATATTGCACGACTGAATGAAGGCGGAGGACTGTCATTACAAGCAAAAGACAGTAGTGGCAATTTCGATGGATATGCTACAGCAATTCTGTTTGAAGGTAAAATTGCCGGAAATATCACAAAGACTAATAATCAGTGGGGCGGAGGTGGAATATTCGTTGGCCACACTGCGAATCTGATTTTGCCGAGAGGAGCTACAGTTCAAAATAACTGGGCTTATGTCTATGGCGGCGGAATTGCTGGCTGTTCGACTGGAAAAATCGCAGTAGATGAAAAAGTAGTAGTTAATAAAAATGAATTAGGTAACGGAGAAAGATGGTCAGCAGGAGAAAAACCATATGACGGTACCTACTCAACAGCAATATCGCTTAACAAGGACCAGGCTCATGATTACTTTACATGTTTCTTTGCAAGTGTTTATGGCATGTTCGGAGATCAGGGAGCCTCTTGGACAGGAAATGTTGATGGTGGTGTAGTCACTAACGTCGAAAGTGGATGGCTGACTTCTAAGACCTGTATGGGTTTAACAGCCGGTAATCTAAAAGAAGGACCATCAAAACTGATAATTGAGGGTAACCGTTCAGATATGCATGGAGGTGGGATTCTAATTAATGGCTATATGATTGGAGGTAATGTAAAAGAGATTTTTAATTCTGAGCCTATCTCGATTAAGTCAACTAAAGCCATAACGGACAAGGATGGCGCCATTCAAGAAAGTGATAAATCTGGGTTTATTTTCCAACTCTGGAGCTCAGATGAAACAACCTTGATTTCTACAGGAACATCAGATGCACAAGGAAACATTATATTTCATGGAATAGCAATTCAACCCGATCCTAAACCAGATATTGATAGTAACTCCTCTGGTATTGCCAGTTATGTACTAAAAGAGATTAACGGTAATCGTACTGATGTTAGTTATGATACTAAAACCTATGAGATTCGAATTCCATATTCGACATCATGTAGCAAACCGATAGAGAAAGAATATGTTGATCCAATAACACAAGATAAAGTAAAGATAATAGTATTAGAATACAATACAACTATTCAACATAATTCGAATGGAAACAAAATAACAGTTTCTCAATACCCAGATGATATTGAAGTTACTCCATCCATTACACATGACTCTATCGTAGTTGATCCAATCAATGGAACTACACATATAACTGGGTGGACAATTGACTTATCTAATGTTCGAAGCCCAGCAACATTTGTAAATATTAAAACTCCAGTACGAAAAATCAGAGTTGAGAAGAACTGGGTAGGGGACTCAACAGATTATACAGATAAAAATATTAAAATCACTTTATACAGAAAATTGGATGGAGAGGATGATTCCAGTCGAGAAAAAGTCTCTGAAGTGCAATTGAATAAAGACTCGAATTGGCAGTATGAATGGGGTGCAATGCCAACTTCTGATATTAGCGGTAAAAACTATATTTACTCTGTCGAAGAGGAATCTATTCCTGGATATGTGGCTTCATACCAAACTGTTATTGATGGCCCTCAGACAGAACAAAAACAAGTATGGGTTAAGGCAAATAGCATTGAAGCTGGAAAACAGTATCTGCTTGTAGATGAATCTACTGATCAGAGTTTAAAGAACACAACTCATGAACATGATATAGATTCTAACGACACGGTTAAACTGACCAATAAAGTATCTTCGGTTGACGGTCAAAAATCAGGGTATTTACAGCAGAATAATCTAGCCGTACTTACAGCCAAAAATATATCAGGGCGAACGGGATTGATGATGACCAGGAGTAACGGTCATTATCTAGTTGGATCTTATGAATCTGATAACGGAATCCAGTTTAGCTCTAAATATGGTAATAGTAACGATTTGAATGGTTTCTTATATGACGGTAATAAAGCAACATTGTATAGCTGGGATGGTGAGGGGCCTAAAGGCGATTTCGTCACATTCAACTCAAATCCAGATGTAAACTCATTCGGGATAAGTCGGAAACATAATAATAATCCACACTATCCGGTTTTCTATCATCTCGAAAACATTGAAATCAATGTTGATAATTCGACAAAACCAATCAAATTTACGATTACCAACACTAAGATTGTTTATCAGTTACGGGTTGAAAAAGTTGATAGTGCCAACAGTAATAAAAAACTTCAAGGGGCTGTGTTCAACTTATACTCTGGTACGGATTTACAAACAAATCCCTTAAGAACAGGAATAACCGACAAAAACGGTAGTTTAATATTCAGTGATCTTCAACCAGGTGTGTACACGCTTGTCGAGACAAAAGCTCCAGAAGGCTACTTGTTGCGATTACAAAATTCAAAGCCAATAACTATTAATTTAGATACAACAAAAGTTGATGCAAATGTTCAGACCATTCGTTTCAGTTCGGTAAAAATTGAAAACGAACTGCAAAAGTATGAACTCCCCGAAACGGGAAGTGCTGGAACCAAGGTCTATACAGCAACCGGTACGATCCTCCTCCTAACCGGTACCTGTCTGTACAGATATAAACGGAGACGGAGAAGAAAGGGAGGTGAAGCTCACTAA
- a CDS encoding class C sortase, translated as MKFIRKHLSTIVIVIVFVVGLGLLAYPTVANWWNTQLGSRVINDYSNVVENLAPHKYDELISNAKLYNDSLIKSNDRFNPTDSEHAEYEKQLSVGGSDIMGSITVPSVDISLPIYHGTSEEVLAVGAGHLEGSSLPVGGLGTHTVITGHRGLPSALLFTDLDKVVEDDYVILKVLNETLTYQVDTIRIVEPKEIEGLAIDPEKDLLTLVTCTPYGINTHRILITGHRVENLKEWEAASDAGQIDTKVVAMCVAIPILIFLFLCLMLKTRKPKSKGEPDESDS; from the coding sequence TTGAAGTTTATAAGAAAACACTTATCTACGATTGTCATTGTCATCGTATTTGTGGTGGGTCTTGGATTGCTGGCCTATCCGACAGTGGCAAACTGGTGGAATACTCAGCTAGGAAGTCGAGTAATAAATGATTACTCAAATGTAGTAGAAAACCTTGCTCCTCATAAATATGATGAGTTAATTTCAAATGCAAAGCTATATAACGATTCTCTGATAAAAAGCAATGACAGATTCAATCCCACTGATTCTGAACACGCAGAATATGAAAAACAGCTGTCCGTTGGTGGTTCGGACATCATGGGATCTATCACTGTTCCTTCTGTGGATATCTCGCTTCCCATCTATCATGGTACTTCCGAGGAAGTCCTGGCTGTGGGTGCTGGTCATCTGGAAGGGTCTTCTCTTCCGGTAGGTGGCCTTGGAACCCATACCGTCATTACCGGTCACCGTGGACTTCCATCAGCTCTGCTGTTCACGGACCTGGACAAGGTTGTGGAAGATGACTATGTGATCCTGAAGGTGCTGAATGAAACTCTGACGTATCAGGTGGATACAATCCGTATTGTCGAGCCGAAGGAAATTGAAGGACTTGCCATCGATCCGGAAAAGGATCTGCTGACACTTGTAACTTGTACCCCCTATGGAATCAATACTCACCGGATTCTGATTACGGGACACCGTGTGGAAAACCTGAAGGAGTGGGAAGCCGCTTCGGATGCCGGCCAGATCGATACGAAGGTCGTGGCAATGTGTGTTGCCATTCCAATACTGATATTCTTGTTCCTCTGTCTTATGTTAAAAACTAGGAAGCCTAAATCGAAAGGAGAACCTGATGAAAGTGATTCGTAA
- the lepB gene encoding signal peptidase I: protein MERPSSHEVRAELDRVKHGKMYRSTLKSTIYVLVTVAAFAILVATLWMPVLEVYGGSMEPTLQEGNLVAAVKSGDFKTGDVIAFYYNNKILVKRVIAGPGDWVDITKDGTVTVNGQQLEEPYVDELAYGDTNIDLPYQVPDGRWFVMGDHRSVSVDSRNKSIGPVAAEQVVGKLVYTIWPLSQLGSVN from the coding sequence ATGGAACGCCCGAGCAGTCATGAGGTAAGGGCAGAACTGGACCGGGTGAAGCACGGGAAGATGTACCGCAGCACCCTGAAGTCCACCATCTATGTCCTCGTGACCGTGGCGGCTTTCGCCATTCTGGTCGCCACCCTGTGGATGCCCGTTTTGGAAGTTTACGGCGGATCCATGGAACCCACCCTCCAGGAAGGCAATCTCGTTGCGGCCGTGAAGTCCGGTGACTTCAAGACCGGTGACGTCATTGCGTTCTACTACAACAACAAGATTCTCGTCAAACGCGTCATAGCCGGCCCCGGTGACTGGGTCGATATCACCAAAGACGGAACGGTGACCGTGAACGGGCAGCAGCTGGAAGAGCCATATGTGGATGAACTTGCCTATGGCGATACCAACATTGATCTGCCCTACCAGGTTCCGGACGGACGGTGGTTTGTGATGGGGGATCATCGCAGTGTGTCGGTAGATTCCCGCAACAAGTCCATTGGTCCTGTCGCTGCTGAACAGGTGGTCGGAAAACTGGTCTACACGATCTGGCCACTGTCGCAATTGGGAAGTGTCAATTAA